A section of the Pseudomonas prosekii genome encodes:
- a CDS encoding sugar ABC transporter ATPase gives MNSQSIIVPKISTLPVHEPRARAIVRWLVRKNIVKEDLSTCGRTGNRMGYALADGARAVVLHPEALPFGEAINGLEIITKRCIYTPAKGFLGEAGCAECRKEVGEALFESLEEWMPGRTDNFTCPECGHEDDINGFLFLQECGFSNLGFIFNNWAEAGFKQSFIDEFADWLDQPVSLVKVEL, from the coding sequence ATGAATTCCCAAAGCATCATCGTCCCGAAAATCTCCACTTTGCCGGTGCACGAACCCCGGGCCCGGGCGATCGTGCGGTGGCTGGTGCGCAAGAACATCGTCAAGGAAGACCTGAGCACCTGCGGGCGCACCGGCAATCGCATGGGTTACGCCCTCGCGGACGGCGCGCGGGCGGTGGTCCTGCACCCGGAAGCGTTGCCGTTCGGTGAGGCCATCAATGGCTTGGAAATCATCACCAAGCGCTGCATCTATACCCCGGCCAAGGGTTTTCTCGGCGAAGCGGGCTGCGCCGAGTGCCGCAAGGAAGTCGGCGAAGCGCTGTTCGAGAGCCTGGAAGAGTGGATGCCCGGGCGCACCGACAACTTCACCTGCCCGGAATGCGGGCACGAAGACGACATCAACGGATTTCTGTTCCTGCAGGAATGCGGTTTCTCCAACCTCGGTTTCATCTTCAACAACTGGGCGGAGGCGGGGTTCAAGCAGAGCTTCATCGACGAATTCGCCGATTGGCTGGATCAGCCCGTGAGCCTGGTCAAAGTCGAGTTGTAG
- the treR gene encoding trehalose operon repressor, whose translation MSKYNQIYTDLLASITTERLERGARLPSETELMDSYQASRGTVRKAIEQLQERGFAQKVHGKGTFVLSTNPIEFQLGGIVSFQETYPRLGNDVSTEVVEFEQMPLEGALLEHIQAEAGSLITRIKRVRRIDGKRVILDINHFVSDVIPGLSRDIAEHSIYAFIEQTLQLQIAYAQRTIEAVPRGKDDQTHLDLDGQSHVIVVSNQTFLQDGRQFEYTESRHTLDKFYFSDVARR comes from the coding sequence ATGAGTAAATACAACCAGATCTACACCGATCTGCTTGCCAGCATCACCACCGAACGTCTGGAACGTGGCGCGCGGTTACCTTCCGAAACCGAGTTGATGGACAGCTACCAGGCCAGTCGCGGCACCGTGCGCAAGGCTATCGAGCAATTGCAGGAACGCGGCTTCGCGCAGAAAGTCCACGGCAAGGGCACCTTCGTACTGTCGACCAACCCGATCGAATTTCAATTGGGCGGCATCGTCAGTTTTCAGGAAACCTACCCGCGACTGGGCAATGACGTCAGCACCGAAGTGGTCGAGTTCGAGCAGATGCCGCTCGAAGGCGCGTTGCTTGAACACATCCAGGCCGAAGCAGGCAGCCTGATCACGCGGATCAAACGCGTGCGGCGGATCGACGGCAAACGGGTGATCCTCGACATCAACCATTTCGTCAGCGACGTGATCCCCGGCCTGTCCCGCGACATCGCCGAGCACTCGATCTACGCCTTCATCGAACAAACCCTGCAACTGCAAATCGCCTACGCCCAGCGCACCATCGAAGCGGTGCCGCGCGGCAAGGACGACCAGACACACCTCGACCTCGACGGCCAGAGCCATGTGATCGTGGTCAGCAACCAGACGTTTCTGCAGGATGGCCGGCAGTTCGAATACACCGAATCGCGGCATACGCTGGACAAGTTCTACTTCTCGGACGTGGCGCGGCGCTGA
- the leuA gene encoding 2-isopropylmalate synthase, whose product MSMLKDPSSKYRAFPTIDIPDRTWPSKTITAAPIWCSSDLRDGNQSLIEPMDAVKKLRFWKTLVQVGVKEIEASFPAASQTDFDFVRTLIEDGHIPDDTTIQVLTQGREDLIERTFESLRGAKKAIVHLYNATSPSFRRIVFNQDKDGIKAIAVNAAKLFVKYAAQQPDTEWTFEYSPETFSATELEFAKEVCDAVIEVWNPTPEHKVILNLPATVECATPNIYADQIEWFGRHINRRDSVIISLHTHNDRGTGVAATELGLMAGADRVEGCLFGNGERTGNVDLVTVALNLYTQGIHPELDFSDIDGVRKVVEECNQIQVHPRHPYVGDLVHTAFSGSHQDAIRKGFSQQKPDTLWEVPYLPIDPADIGRSYEAVIRVNSQSGKGGIAYLLEQEYGISLPRRMQIEFSQVVQRETDRLGLEMTAQQIHALLHSEYLQANTPYALVSHRLQEENGNSAVEVEVSGKGQGETNLHWRGKGNGALEALVAGLPIPVEIMDYNEHAIGAGTNAKAAAYIELRVDGQRAVHGVGIDENITTASFKALFSALNRSLSQPEAKAA is encoded by the coding sequence ATGAGCATGCTCAAAGACCCGTCTTCGAAGTACCGCGCGTTCCCGACCATCGATATCCCGGACCGTACCTGGCCGTCGAAGACCATCACCGCCGCGCCGATCTGGTGCAGCTCGGACCTGCGTGACGGCAACCAGTCGCTGATCGAGCCGATGGACGCGGTGAAAAAGCTGCGCTTCTGGAAAACCCTGGTGCAGGTCGGCGTGAAAGAAATCGAAGCGTCGTTCCCGGCGGCGTCGCAAACCGACTTCGACTTCGTGCGTACCCTGATCGAAGACGGCCACATCCCGGACGACACCACCATTCAGGTGCTGACCCAGGGTCGTGAAGATTTGATCGAACGCACTTTCGAATCGTTGCGCGGCGCCAAGAAAGCCATCGTGCACTTGTACAACGCGACCTCCCCTTCCTTCCGCCGCATTGTCTTCAATCAGGACAAGGACGGAATCAAGGCCATCGCGGTCAACGCGGCCAAGCTGTTCGTCAAATACGCCGCGCAGCAACCGGACACCGAGTGGACGTTCGAATACTCGCCAGAAACCTTCAGCGCCACCGAACTCGAGTTCGCCAAAGAAGTGTGCGACGCGGTGATTGAAGTCTGGAACCCGACGCCTGAGCACAAGGTGATCCTCAACCTGCCGGCCACCGTCGAATGCGCCACCCCGAACATTTACGCTGACCAGATTGAATGGTTCGGCCGTCACATCAACCGTCGCGACAGCGTGATCATCAGCCTGCACACCCACAACGACCGGGGTACTGGCGTGGCCGCCACCGAGCTGGGCCTGATGGCCGGCGCCGACCGTGTCGAAGGTTGCCTGTTCGGCAACGGCGAGCGCACCGGTAACGTCGATCTGGTCACCGTGGCGCTGAACCTCTACACCCAGGGCATTCACCCGGAGCTGGATTTCTCCGACATCGACGGCGTGCGCAAAGTCGTCGAAGAGTGCAACCAGATTCAGGTGCACCCGCGTCACCCTTACGTCGGCGACCTGGTTCACACCGCGTTCTCCGGCTCGCACCAGGACGCTATCCGCAAAGGCTTTTCGCAGCAGAAACCGGACACCTTGTGGGAAGTGCCGTACTTGCCGATAGACCCGGCCGACATTGGCCGCAGCTACGAGGCGGTAATCCGCGTCAACAGCCAGTCGGGCAAGGGCGGGATCGCCTATCTGCTGGAACAGGAATACGGCATCAGCTTGCCGCGCCGCATGCAGATCGAATTCAGCCAAGTGGTGCAGCGTGAAACTGATCGCCTCGGCCTGGAGATGACGGCGCAGCAGATCCACGCGTTGCTGCACAGCGAGTACTTGCAGGCGAATACGCCTTACGCGCTGGTCAGCCATCGCTTGCAGGAAGAGAACGGCAACAGTGCGGTGGAAGTCGAAGTTTCGGGCAAAGGCCAGGGCGAAACCAACCTGCACTGGCGCGGCAAGGGCAACGGCGCACTCGAAGCGCTGGTGGCCGGCCTGCCGATTCCGGTGGAAATCATGGACTACAACGAACACGCAATCGGTGCCGGCACCAACGCCAAGGCTGCGGCCTACATCGAACTGCGGGTTGATGGTCAGCGTGCGGTGCACGGCGTCGGGATCGATGAAAACATCACCACGGCGAGCTTCAAGGCCCTGTTCAGCGCACTTAACCGCTCGCTGAGCCAACCGGAAGCGAAAGCGGCGTAA
- a CDS encoding peptidoglycan DD-metalloendopeptidase family protein: MPRFLASLLLLGPLLCLTVNAHADSYITRLLNKPVPGGVAVVDLGAAAQAPKATYQGKPVLVVKEQNNWLAIVGVPLTVKPGTQQISSAGRELSFIVGSKKYPEQRITLKNTQQVNPNPANLKRIEGELAEQVQAYRSFSPNTPSNLLLDKPVNGPLSSKFGVRRFFNGEERNPHAGLDFAVPAGTPIKTPAAGKVILIGNYFFNGNTVFVDHGQGFISMFCHMSKIDVKVGQQMARGGVVGKVGSTGRATGPHMHWNISLNDARVDPAIFIGAFQP; encoded by the coding sequence ATGCCGCGTTTTCTCGCTTCACTGTTATTGCTGGGCCCGCTGCTATGCCTGACCGTCAACGCGCACGCCGACAGTTACATCACTCGACTGCTGAACAAACCGGTGCCGGGCGGCGTTGCCGTGGTGGATCTGGGCGCCGCCGCCCAGGCGCCGAAAGCCACGTATCAGGGCAAACCGGTGCTGGTGGTCAAGGAACAGAACAATTGGCTGGCGATTGTCGGCGTGCCGCTGACGGTTAAACCGGGCACTCAGCAAATCAGCAGCGCTGGCCGCGAGTTGAGTTTTATCGTCGGCAGCAAGAAATACCCGGAACAACGCATCACGTTGAAGAACACCCAGCAGGTCAATCCGAACCCGGCGAACCTCAAGCGCATCGAGGGCGAACTGGCCGAGCAGGTTCAGGCGTATCGCAGTTTCAGCCCGAATACCCCGAGCAATCTGCTGCTGGACAAACCGGTCAACGGACCGCTGTCGAGCAAGTTCGGCGTGCGCCGCTTCTTTAATGGCGAGGAGCGCAATCCGCACGCGGGCCTCGACTTCGCGGTGCCGGCCGGAACGCCGATCAAGACCCCGGCGGCGGGCAAGGTGATTTTGATTGGTAACTACTTCTTTAATGGCAACACGGTATTTGTCGACCACGGGCAAGGTTTTATCAGCATGTTTTGCCACATGTCGAAGATTGACGTGAAGGTTGGCCAGCAGATGGCGCGTGGCGGCGTGGTTGGCAAGGTTGGCTCGACGGGCCGCGCGACCGGGCCGCATATGCACTGGAATATCAGCTTGAATGATGCACGGGTGGATCCGGCGATATTTATCGGCGCGTTTCAGCCCTGA
- the treP gene encoding PTS system trehalose-specific EIIBC component — translation MSHDYPNIARELLQSLGGSDNLEQAAHCVTRLRLALKDPSLVNSATLNQIDLVKGSFFTGGLFQVVIGPGEVEKVYAELRRQTGLAASTIADVKQKSADKINAMQRLVRVFSDVFMPILPALIVAGLLMGFNNLIGAKGMFIEGQTLLEAYPSLDGLWSLINLMANTSFVFLPALVGWSAAKRFGGSEILGIVLGLMLVHPDLLNAWNYGKAVAGLDGQSLPYFDILGLFQIEKVGYQGQILPILLAAYVMSVIEKWLRARVPNAIQLLVVPITTIVVTGVLALAIIGPVTRHLGILITEGVVTLFDLAPMVGGMIFGLLYAPLVITGMHHMFLAVDLQLISTQGGTFIWPMIVMSNLAQGSAALAVFYMTRNARDKSMASTSAISAYFGITEPAMFGVNLRYKFPFYAALIGSAMGCIFLSLNKIQASAIGVGGLPGFISIIPQFIPMFVIGMIIAMVVPFVLTCGLSMKIVRPGFRVA, via the coding sequence ATGAGCCACGACTATCCGAATATCGCCCGCGAGCTGCTGCAGAGTCTCGGTGGCAGCGACAACCTCGAGCAGGCCGCGCATTGCGTGACGCGCTTGCGCCTGGCCCTCAAGGACCCAAGCCTGGTCAACAGTGCCACGCTGAACCAGATTGATCTGGTCAAGGGTTCGTTCTTCACCGGCGGCCTGTTCCAGGTGGTGATCGGCCCCGGCGAAGTGGAAAAGGTCTATGCCGAACTGCGTCGACAGACCGGTCTGGCGGCCTCGACGATTGCCGACGTCAAACAGAAGAGCGCGGACAAGATCAACGCCATGCAGCGGCTGGTGCGGGTGTTTTCCGACGTGTTCATGCCGATCCTGCCGGCGCTGATCGTCGCCGGCCTGTTGATGGGGTTCAACAACCTGATCGGCGCCAAGGGCATGTTCATCGAAGGCCAGACCTTGCTCGAGGCGTACCCGAGCCTCGACGGCCTCTGGAGCCTGATCAACCTGATGGCCAACACCTCGTTTGTGTTCCTCCCGGCGCTGGTCGGCTGGTCGGCGGCCAAGCGTTTTGGTGGCAGCGAAATCCTCGGCATTGTGCTCGGCTTGATGCTGGTTCACCCGGACCTGCTCAACGCCTGGAACTACGGCAAAGCGGTCGCCGGGCTCGACGGCCAGAGCCTGCCGTACTTCGACATCCTCGGCCTGTTCCAGATCGAAAAGGTGGGTTATCAGGGGCAGATCCTGCCGATATTGCTGGCGGCCTACGTCATGAGCGTCATCGAAAAATGGCTGCGGGCGCGAGTGCCGAACGCGATTCAATTGCTCGTGGTGCCGATCACCACCATCGTCGTCACCGGCGTGCTGGCGCTGGCGATCATTGGCCCGGTGACCCGGCATCTGGGGATTCTGATCACCGAAGGCGTGGTCACGCTGTTTGACTTGGCGCCAATGGTCGGCGGGATGATTTTCGGGCTGCTGTATGCGCCGCTAGTGATCACCGGCATGCACCACATGTTCCTCGCCGTCGACTTGCAGTTGATCTCGACGCAGGGCGGCACCTTCATCTGGCCGATGATCGTCATGTCCAACCTCGCTCAGGGCAGCGCGGCGCTGGCGGTGTTCTACATGACCCGCAATGCGCGCGATAAAAGCATGGCTTCGACCTCGGCGATTTCCGCTTATTTCGGCATCACCGAACCGGCAATGTTCGGCGTCAACCTGCGCTACAAATTTCCTTTTTATGCCGCGCTGATCGGCTCGGCGATGGGCTGCATTTTCCTCTCGTTAAACAAGATCCAGGCCTCGGCGATTGGCGTCGGTGGTTTGCCCGGTTTCATCTCGATCATTCCGCAATTCATCCCGATGTTCGTGATCGGGATGATCATCGCGATGGTTGTGCCGTTTGTTCTGACGTGTGGGTTGAGCATGAAGATTGTTCGGCCGGGGTTTCGGGTCGCCTGA
- the xseA gene encoding exodeoxyribonuclease VII large subunit, which yields MIKDPFARLGLDREVLTVSQLNGRARVLLEDVFSNIWVEGEISNLARPASGHVYFTLKDSGAQVRCALFRQNAARVRQALKDGLAVKVRGKVSLFEGRGDYQLILDTVEPAGDGALRLAFDALKEKLSAEGLFSAERKVPLPAHPQRIGIISSPTGAVIRDIISVFRRRAPQVQLTLIPTAVQGREATAQIVRALKLADARGFDALILARGGGSLEDLWCFNEEAVARAVDACVTPIVSAVGHETDVSISDFVADVRAPTPSAAAELLAPDSNDLVRRVESLHRRLVMRIRDRLMRDRLRLEGMARRLRHPGERLRQQAQRLDDLDMRIRRAFERSLNTRRERLIRLETRLAGQHPGRQLAMLRQRLDSLAERLPRAMRDGLKGRRLQLHSQMQTLHVVSPLATLGRGYSILLDERGHAIRNAAQTHPGQRLNARLGEGELQVRVEDNHLTPVTLSLLD from the coding sequence ATGATTAAAGATCCCTTTGCAAGACTCGGCCTGGACCGTGAAGTCCTGACTGTCAGCCAGCTCAACGGCCGCGCGCGGGTGTTGCTGGAAGACGTGTTCAGCAACATCTGGGTCGAAGGCGAAATCTCCAACCTCGCCCGCCCGGCGTCGGGCCACGTGTATTTCACCCTCAAGGACAGCGGCGCCCAAGTGCGTTGCGCGCTGTTTCGGCAGAACGCTGCGCGGGTTCGCCAGGCGCTGAAGGACGGCTTGGCGGTCAAAGTGCGCGGCAAGGTCTCGTTGTTCGAGGGCCGTGGCGACTATCAGTTGATCCTCGATACCGTCGAACCGGCCGGTGATGGCGCCTTGCGCCTGGCCTTCGATGCGCTGAAAGAAAAACTCAGCGCCGAAGGCCTGTTCAGCGCCGAGCGCAAAGTACCGCTGCCGGCGCATCCGCAACGCATCGGCATTATCAGTTCGCCGACCGGCGCGGTGATTCGCGACATCATCAGCGTGTTCCGCCGCCGCGCGCCGCAGGTGCAATTGACGCTGATCCCGACCGCCGTGCAAGGTCGCGAAGCCACCGCGCAAATTGTCCGCGCGCTGAAACTGGCCGATGCGCGAGGTTTCGACGCACTGATTCTGGCGCGTGGCGGCGGCTCGCTGGAAGACCTCTGGTGTTTCAACGAAGAAGCCGTGGCCCGCGCCGTGGATGCGTGTGTGACGCCAATTGTCAGCGCGGTCGGACATGAAACCGATGTGTCGATCAGCGACTTCGTGGCTGACGTGCGCGCGCCAACGCCTTCTGCCGCCGCCGAACTGCTGGCCCCGGATTCCAACGATCTGGTGCGCCGCGTCGAAAGCCTGCATCGGCGTTTGGTCATGCGCATCCGCGACCGATTGATGCGTGATCGCCTGCGCCTGGAAGGCATGGCGCGCCGTTTGCGGCATCCCGGCGAACGCCTGCGTCAGCAAGCGCAACGCCTGGACGACCTGGACATGCGCATACGCCGCGCTTTCGAGCGCAGCCTCAATACTCGGCGCGAACGCTTGATTCGTCTCGAAACCCGTCTCGCCGGGCAACATCCCGGACGGCAACTGGCGATGCTCCGCCAGCGCCTCGACAGCCTCGCCGAACGTTTGCCACGCGCCATGCGCGACGGGCTCAAGGGCCGTCGTCTGCAACTGCACAGTCAGATGCAAACACTGCACGTGGTCAGCCCGTTGGCGACCCTCGGACGTGGTTACAGCATTTTGCTTGACGAGCGCGGCCACGCGATTCGCAATGCCGCCCAGACTCATCCCGGCCAGCGCCTCAACGCACGGCTCGGCGAGGGCGAACTGCAAGTGCGCGTCGAAGACAATCACCTGACGCCTGTCACCCTTTCTCTACTGGATTGA
- the guaB gene encoding IMP dehydrogenase yields the protein MLRISQEALTFDDILLVPGYSEVLPNEVSLKTRLTRGIELNIPLVSAAMDTVTEARLAIAMAQEGGIGIIHKNMTIEQQAAEVRKVKRYEAGVVKDPITIEADASVRELFELTRMHNISGVPVLHDGDLVGIVTSRDVRFENRMDVSVREVMTPKERLVTVKEGADKNDVRELLHKHRIERVLIVDEKFALKGMMTVNDIEKAKAYPLASKDDQGRLRVGAAVGTGKDTGDRVAALVHAGVDVVVVDTAHGHSKGVIDRVRWVKQNFPDVQVIGGNIATGAAAKALAEAGADAVKVGIGPGSICTTRIVAGVGVPQISAIANVAAALEGTGVPLIADGGIRFSGDLSKAIVAGASCVMMGSMFAGTEEAPGEIELFQGRSYKAYRGMGSLGAMSQAQGSSDRYFQDSSAGAEKLVPEGIEGRVPYKGTLSAIIHQLMGGLRSSMGYTGSADIEEMRTKPEFVRITGAGMAESHVHDVQITKEAPNYRVG from the coding sequence ATGCTGCGTATCAGCCAAGAAGCTCTGACATTCGACGACATTCTCCTAGTGCCCGGTTATTCCGAGGTGCTTCCTAACGAAGTCAGTCTCAAGACCCGCCTAACCCGTGGCATCGAGCTGAATATTCCTCTGGTTTCTGCCGCAATGGACACCGTTACTGAAGCCCGACTGGCAATCGCCATGGCTCAGGAAGGTGGCATCGGCATCATCCACAAGAACATGACCATCGAGCAGCAAGCTGCCGAAGTGCGCAAGGTCAAGCGTTACGAAGCCGGCGTGGTCAAGGACCCGATCACCATCGAGGCTGACGCTTCGGTGCGTGAACTGTTCGAACTGACCCGCATGCACAACATCTCCGGCGTTCCGGTACTGCACGATGGCGACCTGGTCGGCATCGTCACTTCCCGTGACGTGCGTTTCGAAAACCGCATGGACGTCAGCGTCCGTGAAGTGATGACGCCTAAAGAGCGTCTGGTCACGGTCAAGGAAGGCGCCGACAAAAACGACGTCCGCGAGTTGCTGCACAAACACCGCATCGAACGCGTGCTGATCGTCGACGAGAAATTCGCCCTCAAAGGCATGATGACCGTCAACGACATCGAAAAAGCCAAGGCTTACCCGCTGGCCAGCAAGGACGATCAAGGTCGTCTGCGCGTAGGCGCTGCAGTCGGCACCGGTAAAGACACCGGTGATCGTGTTGCCGCCCTGGTCCATGCCGGCGTCGACGTGGTGGTGGTCGACACCGCACACGGTCACTCCAAAGGCGTGATCGACCGCGTTCGCTGGGTCAAACAGAATTTCCCTGACGTGCAGGTTATCGGCGGCAACATTGCCACTGGCGCTGCCGCCAAGGCACTGGCCGAAGCTGGCGCCGACGCGGTCAAAGTCGGTATCGGCCCAGGCTCGATCTGCACCACGCGCATCGTCGCTGGTGTCGGCGTGCCGCAAATCAGCGCCATCGCCAACGTCGCCGCCGCCCTTGAAGGCACCGGCGTGCCGTTGATCGCCGACGGCGGCATCCGTTTCTCCGGTGACCTGTCCAAGGCCATCGTGGCCGGTGCTTCCTGCGTGATGATGGGCTCGATGTTTGCCGGTACTGAAGAAGCGCCGGGCGAGATCGAACTGTTCCAGGGTCGTTCGTACAAGGCTTATCGTGGCATGGGTTCGCTGGGCGCCATGTCCCAGGCTCAAGGTTCCTCCGACCGTTACTTCCAGGATTCCTCGGCAGGCGCCGAGAAACTGGTTCCGGAAGGCATCGAAGGCCGCGTGCCTTACAAAGGCACCCTGAGCGCGATCATCCATCAACTGATGGGCGGTCTGCGTTCCTCGATGGGCTACACCGGCAGTGCCGACATCGAAGAAATGCGCACCAAGCCTGAATTCGTGCGGATCACCGGCGCTGGCATGGCCGAGTCCCACGTGCACGACGTACAAATCACCAAAGAAGCGCCAAACTACCGCGTAGGTTGA
- the guaA gene encoding glutamine-hydrolyzing GMP synthase, producing the protein MALDIHAHRILILDFGSQYTQLIARRVREIGVYCELHPFDMDDEAIREFAPKGIILAGGPESVHVADSPRAPQAVFDLGVPVFGICYGMQTMAEQLGGKVEGSELREFGYARVDVVGKSRLLDGIEDHIDADGLFGLDVWMSHGDKVTKMPQEFHILASTPSCPIAGMFDDARGYYGVQFHPEVTHTKQGGRILSRFILDICECEALWTPSKIAEDAIANVRAQVGTDNVLLGLSGGVDSSVVAALLHKAIGDQLTCVFVDNGLLRLHEGEQVMAMFAENMGVKVIRANAEDQFLNNLAGESDPEKKRKIIGRTFIDVFDAQSNKLDNIKYLAQGTIYPDVIESAGAKSGKAHVIKSHHNVGGLPEEMNLKLVEPLRELFKDEVRRLGLELGLPYDMVYRHPFPGPGLGVRILGEVKKEYADLLRRADHIFIEELRKADWYHKVSQAFVVFQPVKSVGVVGDGRRYAWVVALRAVETIDFMTARWAHLPYELLETVSGRIINEIEGISRVTYDVSSKPPATIEWE; encoded by the coding sequence ATGGCCCTCGACATTCACGCTCACCGCATCCTGATCCTCGATTTCGGTTCCCAGTACACCCAGCTGATTGCCCGCCGCGTGCGCGAAATCGGCGTGTACTGCGAACTGCATCCGTTCGACATGGACGACGAAGCGATTCGCGAATTCGCACCGAAGGGGATCATCCTCGCCGGCGGCCCCGAGTCGGTACACGTTGCTGACAGCCCGCGCGCGCCGCAAGCGGTGTTCGACTTGGGCGTACCGGTTTTCGGTATCTGCTACGGCATGCAAACCATGGCTGAACAGCTGGGTGGCAAGGTCGAAGGCTCCGAGCTGCGTGAGTTCGGTTATGCCCGCGTTGACGTAGTCGGCAAGAGCCGCCTGCTCGACGGCATCGAAGACCACATCGACGCCGACGGCCTGTTCGGCCTCGACGTGTGGATGAGCCACGGTGACAAAGTCACCAAGATGCCGCAGGAGTTCCACATCCTCGCCAGCACCCCGAGCTGCCCGATTGCCGGCATGTTCGACGACGCTCGCGGCTACTACGGCGTGCAGTTCCACCCGGAAGTGACCCACACCAAGCAGGGCGGCCGCATCCTGTCGCGCTTCATCCTCGACATCTGCGAGTGCGAAGCCCTGTGGACGCCGTCGAAGATCGCCGAAGATGCGATCGCCAACGTTCGCGCCCAGGTCGGCACCGACAACGTTCTGCTCGGTCTGTCCGGCGGCGTCGATTCGTCGGTAGTTGCCGCGCTGCTGCACAAAGCCATCGGCGACCAACTGACCTGCGTCTTCGTCGACAACGGCCTGCTGCGTCTGCACGAAGGCGAGCAAGTGATGGCCATGTTCGCCGAGAACATGGGCGTCAAAGTGATCCGCGCCAATGCTGAAGATCAGTTCCTGAACAATCTGGCTGGCGAAAGCGACCCGGAAAAGAAGCGCAAGATCATCGGCCGTACCTTCATCGACGTGTTTGATGCCCAGTCCAACAAACTGGACAACATCAAGTACCTCGCCCAAGGCACCATCTACCCGGACGTGATCGAGTCGGCTGGCGCCAAGAGCGGCAAGGCCCACGTGATCAAGTCGCACCACAACGTGGGTGGCTTGCCGGAAGAAATGAACCTGAAACTGGTCGAGCCGCTGCGCGAACTGTTCAAGGACGAAGTCCGTCGTCTGGGCCTGGAACTCGGCCTGCCGTACGACATGGTCTACCGTCACCCGTTCCCGGGCCCAGGCCTGGGCGTGCGGATCCTCGGTGAAGTGAAAAAGGAATATGCCGACCTGCTGCGTCGCGCTGACCACATCTTCATCGAAGAACTGCGCAAAGCCGACTGGTACCACAAAGTCAGCCAGGCCTTCGTAGTGTTCCAACCGGTGAAATCGGTTGGCGTTGTAGGCGATGGCCGTCGTTACGCCTGGGTCGTGGCCCTGCGTGCGGTAGAAACCATCGACTTCATGACCGCGCGTTGGGCACACCTGCCTTACGAACTGCTGGAAACTGTCAGCGGTCGCATCATCAATGAAATCGAAGGTATCTCGCGCGTGACTTATGACGTGTCGAGCAAGCCGCCGGCGACGATTGAGTGGGAGTGA
- a CDS encoding sulfite exporter TauE/SafE family protein, whose translation MNVFELMNQWPFGVVDWVVIGMAIVLAYVVFGVAGFGTALVAGPILILFMPLSKIVPLLVLLDFVAAFGNLLPSRRDVSKPELLRLLPCMAVGCTLGVIFLLSLHSELLLLLMGLFISAYAIYSLWVKARPAQLSAAWALPMGTVGGMFGALFGSGGFLYAIYLNSRLPKDAARATQSALISCSTVVRLSLFVVAGVYAELPLLMLAACLLPAMALGLWLGRQLVMKLSREAFVRLVTWLVLASGIALIVRYLST comes from the coding sequence ATGAATGTGTTTGAACTGATGAATCAATGGCCATTCGGCGTGGTGGACTGGGTGGTGATCGGGATGGCCATCGTCCTGGCCTACGTCGTCTTCGGTGTCGCCGGGTTTGGGACGGCGCTGGTGGCGGGGCCGATTCTGATTCTGTTCATGCCGCTGTCGAAGATCGTGCCGTTGCTGGTGTTGCTGGATTTTGTCGCGGCATTCGGCAATTTGTTGCCGTCGCGGCGCGATGTGTCGAAGCCCGAATTGCTGCGTCTGCTGCCGTGCATGGCGGTGGGTTGCACGCTGGGGGTGATCTTTCTGCTGAGCCTGCATTCCGAGCTGTTGCTGCTATTGATGGGCCTGTTCATCAGCGCCTATGCGATTTACAGCCTGTGGGTAAAAGCCCGGCCAGCACAATTGTCCGCGGCGTGGGCGCTGCCGATGGGCACAGTTGGCGGGATGTTTGGCGCGTTGTTCGGCAGTGGCGGTTTTTTATATGCGATCTATCTGAACAGTCGCTTGCCCAAAGACGCGGCGCGGGCGACGCAAAGTGCGTTGATCAGTTGCAGCACGGTGGTGCGTTTGAGCCTGTTCGTCGTCGCCGGGGTGTATGCCGAGCTACCCTTGTTGATGCTGGCCGCGTGTTTGTTGCCGGCGATGGCGCTGGGCTTGTGGCTGGGTCGGCAACTGGTGATGAAGTTGTCCCGCGAAGCGTTTGTGCGGCTGGTCACCTGGCTGGTGCTGGCCAGCGGGATTGCCTTGATCGTGCGGTATTTGAGTACTTGA